In the genome of Solibacillus silvestris, one region contains:
- a CDS encoding 2-deoxy-D-gluconate 3-dehydrogenase (Involved in the metabolism of 2-deoxyglucose), with the protein MTQDVAGFSLDYFSLKGKIAIVTGGNKGLGQAYAVALAKAGADIFVIARSADWSETERLINETGQKATFFQADLSDRTVIKPAVEACLQEYGTVDILVNNAGTIRRSPLLDYEEKDWDAVMEINLNSLYLLSQEVAKVMVEKKSGKIINIASMLSYQGGKFVPPYTASKHAVAGLTKAFANELAEHNVQINAIAPGYVATDNTAPIRQDEKRSAEILSRIPAGRWATTADLMGSVVYLASRASDYTNGHILAVDGGWLAR; encoded by the coding sequence ATGACACAGGATGTAGCCGGTTTTTCATTGGATTACTTTAGCTTAAAAGGGAAAATTGCGATTGTAACAGGCGGCAATAAAGGGTTAGGTCAGGCATATGCGGTCGCATTGGCAAAAGCGGGAGCAGATATTTTTGTCATCGCACGCAGCGCAGACTGGAGTGAGACAGAACGTCTTATCAACGAAACAGGCCAAAAAGCAACATTTTTTCAAGCTGATTTAAGCGATCGTACGGTCATCAAACCAGCTGTAGAAGCTTGCCTGCAAGAGTATGGCACAGTGGATATTTTAGTGAATAATGCCGGTACGATCCGTCGTTCGCCATTATTGGATTACGAGGAAAAAGACTGGGATGCGGTTATGGAAATTAACTTAAACTCCCTCTATCTGTTAAGCCAGGAAGTCGCGAAAGTAATGGTAGAAAAAAAGAGCGGGAAAATTATTAATATCGCCTCAATGCTTTCATATCAGGGCGGCAAATTTGTTCCGCCATATACAGCGAGCAAACATGCCGTTGCCGGTTTGACAAAGGCATTCGCCAATGAACTGGCAGAGCATAATGTGCAGATTAACGCGATCGCTCCAGGCTATGTGGCGACAGATAATACGGCACCAATTCGCCAGGATGAAAAGCGCAGTGCGGAAATTTTATCCCGTATTCCTGCAGGACGTTGGGCTACGACTGCAGACTTGATGGGATCGGTCGTTTACTTGGCAAGCCGTGCTTCGGATTATACGAACGGTCATATTTTAGCTGTTGATGGCGGCTGGCTGGCAAGATAA
- a CDS encoding bifunctional 2-keto-4-hydroxyglutarate aldolase/2-keto-3-deoxy-6-phosphogluconate aldolase — protein sequence MKKYEVIHQLKEHKIVAVIRGNSVNEATEIIQGAVQGGIRLIELTYTTPFVQDVFQEIHSLDAVIGAGTVLDSETARHAIICGAKFIVSPSFNADIAKLCNRYGVPYLPGCMTLNEIITALEAGCDIIKLFPANHFSPDFIRTVNGPLPHVEIMPTGGINANNMQEWLEAGAVAVGIGSDLMKAYAKGGLNAVVAASQEYCGKL from the coding sequence ATGAAAAAATATGAAGTGATACACCAACTGAAAGAGCATAAAATTGTAGCGGTCATTCGCGGAAACTCGGTGAACGAAGCGACAGAGATAATTCAAGGCGCTGTACAGGGCGGAATCCGCCTTATAGAACTTACATATACAACACCGTTTGTTCAGGACGTATTTCAGGAGATCCACTCTTTAGATGCGGTCATAGGAGCTGGAACCGTTCTGGATTCGGAAACGGCACGACATGCAATTATATGCGGAGCGAAATTTATTGTCAGCCCAAGCTTTAATGCGGACATTGCAAAATTATGCAACCGCTACGGCGTACCCTATTTACCGGGGTGTATGACTTTAAATGAAATAATAACGGCATTGGAAGCAGGCTGTGATATCATAAAACTGTTCCCGGCGAACCATTTCTCACCCGACTTTATCCGAACGGTGAATGGACCGTTGCCTCATGTGGAAATAATGCCGACAGGCGGGATAAACGCCAACAATATGCAGGAGTGGCTCGAGGCAGGTGCTGTTGCTGTAGGCATTGGCAGTGATTTAATGAAGGCCTATGCAAAAGGTGGATTAAATGCTGTTGTAGCTGCGAGTCAGGAGTATTGTGGGAAGCTATGA
- a CDS encoding Rrf2 family transcriptional regulator, translated as MVNSVRLTVYTDYSLRTLMYLGVRGRENLVTIQEIADAYQISKNHLMKVTHDLGKLGYIETIRGRGGGIRLAVEPEQINIGEVVRKTEDDFHLVECFNPEGNLCKISPECRLKFALQEALKAYLAVLDTYTLADVLVSKDILSELFGITQTSK; from the coding sequence ATGGTGAACAGCGTGCGGTTAACAGTATATACAGATTATTCTTTACGTACGCTCATGTATTTAGGTGTACGGGGCAGAGAAAATTTAGTTACGATTCAGGAAATTGCAGATGCGTATCAGATTTCCAAAAACCATTTAATGAAAGTTACGCATGATTTAGGAAAACTTGGCTATATTGAAACGATTCGCGGACGTGGTGGCGGTATTCGTTTGGCAGTGGAACCTGAACAAATTAATATCGGTGAAGTCGTGCGCAAAACGGAAGATGACTTCCACCTAGTTGAATGTTTTAATCCGGAAGGGAACCTTTGCAAAATATCACCCGAGTGCAGGCTGAAATTTGCTTTACAGGAAGCATTAAAAGCATATTTGGCTGTGCTTGATACCTATACATTGGCGGATGTGCTCGTATCGAAAGACATTTTAAGTGAATTATTCGGCATTACCCAAACTAGTAAATAA
- a CDS encoding sugar ABC transporter ATP-binding protein — protein sequence MAELKLNNIYKIYDNKVTAVDNFNLHIEDKEFIVFVGPSGCGKSTTLRMMAGLEEISKGDFYIDDKRVNDIAPKDRDIAMVFQNYALYPHMTVYDNIAFGLKLRKLPKSEIDERVRNAAKILGIENYLNRKPKALSGGQRQRVALGRAIVRDAKLFLMDEPLSNLDAKLRVQMRAEIIKLHRRIGTTTIYVTHDQTEAMTMASRIVVMKDGIIHQVGAPKYIYDNPENVFVGGFIGSPSMNFLDGRVEDGYYQLGDRKIIIPEDKMTMLRQQGYVGKEVILGIRPESFFVGEDTAELDPSVVSQYEIEVAELTGSEIMLYFKIGDQEVVALTDAQQTIEAGQKVNFAVNTNKMHFFDKETEIRIR from the coding sequence ATGGCAGAATTAAAATTAAATAATATTTATAAAATTTATGATAATAAAGTAACCGCTGTTGATAATTTTAACTTGCATATCGAGGATAAGGAGTTCATCGTGTTTGTAGGTCCTTCGGGTTGCGGTAAATCGACAACTTTACGGATGATGGCAGGCTTGGAGGAGATTTCAAAAGGGGATTTCTATATTGATGATAAGCGTGTCAATGATATCGCACCAAAAGACCGTGATATCGCCATGGTATTCCAAAACTATGCGCTTTACCCGCATATGACGGTTTATGATAACATTGCGTTTGGTTTAAAATTACGGAAGTTGCCGAAGTCGGAAATCGATGAGCGCGTGCGCAATGCGGCGAAAATTTTAGGTATTGAAAATTATTTAAATCGTAAACCGAAAGCTTTATCGGGTGGGCAAAGACAGCGTGTTGCATTGGGCCGTGCCATTGTGCGGGATGCGAAGCTGTTCTTGATGGACGAACCGCTGTCAAATCTCGATGCAAAGCTGCGTGTACAAATGCGTGCAGAAATTATTAAGCTGCACCGTCGTATCGGTACAACGACTATTTACGTAACTCATGACCAGACAGAAGCGATGACGATGGCGAGCCGTATTGTCGTAATGAAGGACGGGATTATTCATCAGGTAGGGGCACCGAAGTATATTTATGATAATCCGGAAAATGTATTTGTTGGCGGCTTTATCGGTTCACCTTCCATGAACTTTTTAGATGGTCGGGTAGAAGATGGCTATTACCAGCTGGGTGACAGAAAAATAATTATTCCGGAAGATAAAATGACGATGCTTCGTCAGCAAGGCTATGTCGGGAAGGAAGTTATTTTAGGGATCCGTCCAGAAAGCTTTTTCGTAGGGGAAGACACGGCGGAACTTGATCCTTCAGTTGTATCTCAATACGAAATAGAAGTTGCGGAGTTAACCGGCTCTGAAATTATGCTGTATTTCAAAATCGGGGACCAGGAAGTTGTCGCATTAACAGATGCCCAACAAACAATTGAAGCAGGACAAAAAGTTAATTTTGCAGTTAATACGAATAAAATGCACTTCTTTGATAAAGAAACAGAAATACGTATTCGTTAA
- a CDS encoding histidine kinase: MKTTLQLPFQLKGFLELGDAVLITDSNHIILDVNDTYQKVTGFEKSKIIGVKAGFIKSNLTNKETYCSMKDSLKQQIPWSGIFVNRKKSGELWHSSITITPFKIGNELYYIGIFRALEQLEEGLYISEDKKIEVQRELLKVLAISCEIRDPGTEEHLIRVQALTEKLLKAYNEKNNLQLEPNYMNNVIHSSILHDIGKAGMPEGILYKPGALSIYERKIIEMHPLTGADILNKMSKEINYDFIKSMEVAENIILYHHEKWDGTGYPFQLKGEQIPLEARVVSIVDVFDALTTCRPYKDSWSEEKALAFIDENKGKHFDPLIAETFISLF; this comes from the coding sequence ATGAAAACAACGCTGCAGTTACCTTTCCAGCTAAAAGGCTTTTTGGAATTGGGTGATGCTGTACTGATCACAGACAGTAACCATATTATTTTGGATGTCAATGATACATATCAAAAGGTAACCGGTTTTGAAAAAAGTAAAATAATCGGTGTGAAAGCAGGTTTTATTAAATCGAATCTTACGAATAAAGAAACATATTGTTCAATGAAAGATTCCCTTAAGCAACAGATCCCTTGGTCAGGAATTTTTGTGAATCGAAAGAAATCGGGGGAACTCTGGCATTCGTCAATTACAATCACTCCTTTCAAGATAGGGAATGAATTATATTATATTGGTATTTTTCGCGCGTTAGAGCAGTTGGAAGAAGGGTTATATATATCGGAAGACAAAAAAATTGAAGTGCAGAGAGAGCTTTTGAAAGTGCTGGCCATCTCTTGTGAAATTCGTGATCCCGGAACGGAAGAGCACTTGATAAGAGTACAGGCATTAACGGAAAAACTTTTGAAAGCATACAATGAGAAAAATAACCTTCAATTAGAACCTAATTATATGAACAATGTAATTCATTCCAGTATATTGCATGACATCGGGAAAGCGGGTATGCCAGAAGGAATTTTATATAAACCTGGAGCATTGTCCATTTACGAAAGAAAAATAATTGAAATGCATCCGTTAACAGGTGCCGATATTTTAAATAAAATGTCGAAGGAAATTAATTATGATTTTATAAAGAGTATGGAAGTGGCAGAAAATATTATTTTGTATCACCATGAAAAATGGGATGGAACGGGCTACCCATTCCAGTTAAAAGGCGAGCAGATTCCTCTTGAGGCGAGAGTCGTATCGATTGTCGATGTATTCGATGCATTAACGACTTGCAGACCGTATAAAGATTCCTGGTCGGAAGAAAAAGCATTGGCATTTATTGATGAAAACAAAGGGAAACATTTTGATCCGTTAATTGCGGAAACATTTATCAGCCTGTTTTAA
- a CDS encoding AP endonuclease, which translates to MKVNLGIRAHDVEAKNLHELAANVVQRGFSAVQLALAKSITEFSTSTGSLSPGYGHYVKSIFQQHDVRIAVLGCYINMIHPDLPERQRQLDRFKEHIRFARDFGCTIVGTETGSVIPSLGYSEDNFTEEAYIEVVKSVRELVEEAEKFGIIVGVEGGINHPIHTPKRMKRLLEDVPSPNLQVIYDPANFMSLDNVHEQHSVMEEAFQLFGERIVIVHAKDFIVDNGEITMVPVGTGQLDYKYLLQRLKKEKPFINILLENTRDPHLTDSIRYIQGRYEQAKRVQ; encoded by the coding sequence ATGAAAGTAAATTTAGGTATTCGTGCACATGATGTGGAAGCAAAAAACTTACACGAGCTTGCTGCAAACGTAGTGCAAAGAGGATTTTCTGCAGTCCAGCTTGCACTTGCAAAATCCATTACGGAATTTTCAACAAGTACAGGTTCATTATCACCAGGGTATGGTCATTATGTAAAATCGATTTTTCAGCAGCATGATGTTCGGATCGCTGTTTTAGGCTGTTACATTAATATGATTCATCCGGATTTACCTGAAAGACAGAGGCAGCTCGATCGTTTTAAAGAGCATATCCGTTTCGCACGTGATTTCGGCTGCACTATTGTCGGAACAGAAACGGGCAGTGTTATTCCATCACTCGGTTACAGCGAAGATAATTTTACTGAGGAAGCTTATATAGAAGTGGTGAAAAGTGTGCGTGAGCTCGTAGAAGAGGCCGAAAAGTTTGGTATCATCGTCGGGGTTGAAGGCGGAATCAATCACCCGATTCATACACCGAAACGGATGAAGCGATTACTGGAAGATGTACCGTCTCCGAACCTGCAAGTCATTTATGACCCAGCGAATTTTATGAGCTTGGATAATGTCCATGAACAGCATTCTGTCATGGAGGAAGCGTTCCAATTATTCGGTGAACGGATAGTTATTGTTCACGCAAAAGATTTCATCGTAGACAATGGAGAAATTACGATGGTACCAGTTGGGACTGGACAGCTGGATTATAAATATTTGTTGCAACGACTGAAGAAGGAGAAGCCGTTCATCAACATTCTTTTGGAAAATACACGCGACCCCCATCTTACCGACAGCATTCGTTATATACAAGGACGGTATGAACAAGCTAAAAGAGTGCAGTAA
- a CDS encoding oxidoreductase, translating to MKKTVFITGATSGIGRIITEMLVKKGHTVYATGRNDSAINYLNGIGAVAYKADLTIPSQIDEVVSQLPPLDIAILNAGLGYFESAVDLADREIDQMLDVNVRAPIYLAKRLAPAMIAKKNGHFIFVGSQAGKVATKKASVYAASKHAITGFVNGLRLELAEYNIHVTGIYPGPIDTPFIQKADATNAYKEAIGKFLLPPEKVAKEVVDSIEKRPREVNLPRIMSVTSKLYAVAPALVEFVGKGFFNKK from the coding sequence ATGAAAAAGACAGTTTTTATTACAGGTGCGACAAGCGGTATTGGACGCATCATAACAGAAATGTTAGTAAAAAAAGGACACACCGTTTATGCAACTGGAAGAAATGACAGTGCCATCAACTATTTAAATGGGATCGGAGCGGTTGCCTACAAAGCGGATTTAACAATTCCATCTCAGATAGATGAAGTCGTATCGCAATTGCCGCCACTCGATATCGCGATTTTAAATGCCGGATTAGGCTACTTTGAAAGTGCGGTTGATTTAGCGGACCGGGAAATCGATCAAATGTTAGATGTGAATGTACGTGCGCCGATTTACTTGGCAAAACGTCTCGCACCGGCAATGATTGCAAAGAAGAACGGCCACTTTATCTTCGTTGGTTCACAGGCGGGCAAGGTCGCAACGAAAAAAGCAAGTGTATATGCAGCGAGTAAACATGCAATTACCGGCTTTGTGAATGGCCTTCGACTGGAGTTGGCAGAATACAATATACATGTTACGGGGATTTATCCGGGACCGATCGATACACCATTTATTCAGAAAGCCGATGCAACGAACGCTTATAAGGAAGCAATCGGAAAATTTCTACTACCGCCTGAAAAAGTAGCGAAAGAAGTTGTCGATTCAATCGAGAAGCGTCCTCGAGAAGTGAATCTACCTCGTATTATGAGTGTAACGAGTAAATTATATGCGGTAGCGCCAGCACTTGTAGAATTTGTAGGCAAAGGTTTCTTTAATAAGAAGTAA
- a CDS encoding AraC family transcriptional regulator, with translation MYKIIVVEDDRIIRRGICQTIPWGENGIEVVGEASDGEMALELIAQHQPHLVISDINMPFLNGLDMARQLKEISPQTKFIFLTGYEDFSYAQQAVQLKAFDYLLKPVDSELLLEKVKEALAEWSETFSNEQLLVESRAIRQQKFFKQLMTVGETETDIEKGLAELDVHLDGTFYSAIIVHDGCEGKLQSSLDKEIVLNTSTQIDQDKFHLLSVTDNEWVLLIGHDETVEAVGLATFLLEQLPDVTLAYGRPYTNLFEIGRSFVEAKMALDLRYILGTGKLFSIDEKVTSGEQSAESLKAIDTKLIAQIKQGVPEKVEELLEEFYDAIIDYQSLSLADLKVMTLKYATLLSFEIDRWSKDEASTYSAHVYQAVMEMNSLHDMMQIIRELIQQWSEILYQKEESKFKSHVDLAIYYMNEYYSDSNLTLQKLAKMIHVSAPYLSNLFKLEKGFNFGDYLLELRMKKAMELLREESLKTYEISEQVGYSNPQYFSICFKKYTGHTPAEFKKKLNPNVS, from the coding sequence ATGTATAAAATAATCGTAGTAGAGGATGATCGCATTATTCGTCGAGGCATTTGCCAGACGATTCCATGGGGAGAGAATGGAATAGAAGTGGTAGGAGAAGCAAGTGACGGGGAAATGGCACTTGAACTGATTGCACAGCATCAGCCGCATCTCGTCATTTCAGATATTAATATGCCTTTTTTAAATGGGCTCGATATGGCGCGTCAATTAAAGGAAATCAGTCCGCAGACAAAATTTATATTTTTGACGGGTTATGAGGATTTTAGTTACGCACAGCAGGCGGTACAGTTAAAAGCATTCGATTACTTATTGAAACCGGTCGATTCGGAACTGCTGCTTGAAAAGGTGAAGGAAGCACTCGCGGAATGGTCCGAAACGTTTTCGAATGAACAATTGCTGGTAGAGTCGCGTGCAATACGCCAGCAGAAATTTTTCAAACAGCTCATGACGGTTGGTGAAACGGAGACCGATATTGAAAAAGGGCTTGCTGAATTGGATGTTCACTTGGACGGGACATTTTATTCTGCCATTATTGTGCATGACGGATGTGAAGGAAAGCTGCAATCGTCGCTTGATAAAGAAATTGTTCTGAATACATCAACGCAGATTGATCAAGACAAATTTCATCTATTATCTGTCACGGACAATGAATGGGTGCTGCTGATCGGTCATGATGAAACGGTGGAAGCTGTTGGCCTGGCAACCTTTTTGCTTGAGCAGCTGCCGGATGTGACATTGGCGTATGGGCGTCCGTATACGAATTTGTTTGAAATTGGCCGTTCGTTTGTCGAGGCTAAAATGGCGTTGGATTTGCGCTATATTCTGGGGACTGGCAAACTGTTTTCAATCGATGAAAAAGTGACAAGCGGCGAGCAATCAGCGGAAAGTTTAAAAGCGATTGATACGAAACTGATTGCACAGATTAAGCAAGGGGTTCCGGAAAAAGTGGAGGAATTGCTTGAAGAATTTTATGACGCAATCATCGACTATCAATCGCTGTCTCTAGCAGATCTGAAAGTGATGACGTTGAAATATGCGACGCTGTTATCATTTGAAATCGACCGCTGGAGTAAAGACGAAGCATCGACCTATTCCGCTCATGTATATCAGGCTGTTATGGAAATGAATTCACTGCACGACATGATGCAAATTATCCGGGAGCTTATTCAACAGTGGTCGGAAATTCTTTATCAAAAAGAGGAAAGTAAGTTTAAAAGCCATGTTGATTTGGCGATCTACTATATGAATGAATATTATTCGGACAGCAACTTAACATTGCAGAAACTGGCTAAAATGATTCATGTAAGTGCACCGTATTTAAGCAATCTGTTTAAACTCGAAAAAGGGTTTAATTTTGGCGATTATTTATTGGAATTGCGCATGAAAAAAGCGATGGAACTGCTGCGAGAAGAAAGTTTGAAAACTTATGAAATTAGCGAGCAGGTAGGGTACAGTAATCCGCAATATTTCAGCATTTGTTTTAAAAAATACACGGGCCATACGCCGGCCGAATTTAAAAAGAAACTGAATCCGAATGTCAGCTAG
- a CDS encoding 2-keto-3-deoxygluconate kinase, translated as MKAGGKLVERNYIFTLGDALITFNPVATGPLRYVDSFERKLGGAELNFAIGCARLGLPVKWMSRLGGDEFSKYIYNTVRGEGINMEYVKHVSGYPTSLNFKEILENGSGKTFYYRYQSPILTMTEEDIDESMFDDIAYVHLTGVFLAIAPQNLQIGLSILRIAKAKGIPVSFDPNIRLKLWTLEQARAAYFEIFPYVDILLTGLDEIEMIIDTMPFEQFVAQYNISELVIKDGANGSKAYVDGHWHNAEPFLVKPVDTVGAGDGYDAAYIFGLMNGYDVAERLRFANAVGAMVTTVKGDNEGLPEYTDVEVFLGQKTLVER; from the coding sequence ATGAAAGCAGGGGGAAAGCTCGTGGAACGAAACTATATTTTCACTTTAGGGGATGCACTGATCACATTTAATCCGGTGGCTACAGGTCCGTTACGTTATGTTGATTCATTTGAACGCAAGTTAGGCGGGGCAGAACTGAATTTTGCCATTGGCTGTGCCAGATTAGGACTTCCCGTCAAATGGATGAGCCGATTAGGCGGGGATGAATTTTCGAAATATATTTATAATACAGTGCGCGGTGAGGGCATCAATATGGAATATGTGAAGCATGTATCCGGCTATCCGACATCACTTAATTTTAAAGAAATATTGGAAAACGGCTCTGGTAAGACGTTTTACTACCGCTATCAGTCACCGATTTTAACTATGACCGAAGAGGATATTGATGAATCAATGTTCGATGATATTGCGTATGTTCATCTGACGGGCGTGTTTTTGGCCATTGCACCGCAAAACCTGCAAATTGGACTGTCCATTTTACGAATCGCAAAAGCAAAAGGCATTCCGGTTTCTTTTGATCCGAACATCCGCTTGAAGCTTTGGACATTGGAGCAAGCAAGGGCTGCATATTTTGAGATTTTCCCGTATGTCGACATTTTATTAACCGGGCTGGACGAAATCGAGATGATTATCGATACTATGCCATTTGAACAGTTTGTTGCACAGTATAATATCTCCGAACTTGTCATAAAGGACGGCGCGAATGGTTCGAAAGCTTATGTAGATGGACACTGGCATAATGCCGAACCTTTTCTCGTCAAACCTGTCGATACGGTTGGTGCCGGAGACGGGTATGATGCGGCCTATATTTTCGGTCTAATGAACGGTTATGACGTGGCCGAGCGTCTGCGCTTTGCGAATGCTGTTGGTGCGATGGTAACAACGGTAAAGGGAGACAATGAAGGCTTGCCGGAATATACGGATGTGGAAGTATTTTTAGGACAGAAAACGTTAGTCGAAAGGTAA
- a CDS encoding 5-keto-4-deoxyuronate isomerase (4-deoxy-L-threo-5-hexosulose-uronate ketol-isomerase; catalyzes the interconversion of 4-deoxy-L-threo-5-hexosulose uronate to 3-deoxy-D-glycero-2,5-hexodiulosonate) — METRYANHPEEIKRYNTDELRQHFLVETLFELGKVHLTYTHVDRMIFGGVTPADTELTIELDKELGVSYFLERRELGIINIGGDGVVVLDGIEYDMQRRDGLYVSRGTKQVLFRSNDAANPAKFYINSTPAHHTYPTVKIDINNIKPLEAGAPGTLNERKIYQYIHPNVCESCQLQMGLTMLSPGSVWNTMPAHTHERRMEVYLYFDMEADTRVFHFMGQPDETRHLILKNEQAVISPSWSIHTGTATSNYTFIWGMCGENITYDDMDHVKMEDLR, encoded by the coding sequence ATGGAAACACGTTATGCCAATCATCCTGAAGAAATTAAACGCTATAATACGGACGAATTGCGTCAGCATTTTTTAGTGGAAACACTTTTTGAACTTGGAAAGGTACATTTAACATATACACATGTCGACCGTATGATTTTTGGCGGGGTGACACCAGCTGATACGGAACTGACGATTGAACTGGATAAAGAATTGGGCGTGAGTTACTTTTTAGAACGCCGTGAACTGGGCATCATCAATATCGGTGGTGATGGGGTTGTCGTATTGGATGGTATTGAATATGACATGCAGCGCCGAGACGGTTTATATGTTAGCCGTGGTACGAAACAAGTGCTGTTCCGATCAAACGATGCGGCAAATCCGGCGAAATTCTACATCAATTCCACACCGGCGCACCATACATATCCGACGGTGAAAATTGACATTAACAACATCAAACCGTTAGAAGCAGGTGCACCAGGTACATTGAATGAACGGAAAATCTATCAATATATTCATCCGAATGTTTGCGAGAGCTGCCAGTTGCAGATGGGCTTGACGATGCTATCACCGGGCAGTGTATGGAATACAATGCCTGCTCATACGCATGAACGCCGTATGGAAGTGTATTTATACTTTGATATGGAAGCGGATACACGCGTTTTCCACTTTATGGGCCAACCGGACGAAACACGTCATCTTATTTTGAAAAATGAACAGGCGGTAATTTCCCCAAGCTGGTCGATTCATACAGGCACAGCGACAAGTAACTATACATTCATTTGGGGAATGTGCGGCGAAAACATTACGTATGACGACATGGACCATGTAAAAATGGAAGATTTACGATAA
- a CDS encoding nitric oxide dioxygenase, giving the protein MLAQQTIDTIKSTVPVLEVHGLAITKTFYSNLFRENPELLNIFNHTNQKKDRQQTALANTVYAAAVHIDHLEAIVPAVVQIAHKHVSLGILPEHYPIVGKYLLEAIKEVLGDAATDEIIDAWGKAYGVIADVFISVEEDLYKAAENAGGWRAFKEFTIAEVVEESEAVKSFYLKPVNGEKLPAFKAGQFITLRTQVPGEQYLMNRQYTLTDGSEDYFRISVKREDDVTPNGIVSNFLHNAEIGTKVDVSAPAGVFTLVENESPVLFISGGVGVTPLQGMLKTMEGRQASFIQCARNENVAAFKETIEENVAATDGKYKAVYSDIDGYITKAQIEEFLVPGMEVYVCGPTVFMETVIQYLVELGVPAEKIHYEFFGAAMALQIKKTA; this is encoded by the coding sequence ATGTTAGCACAACAAACAATTGATACAATCAAATCAACAGTACCTGTATTGGAGGTACACGGATTAGCGATTACTAAAACTTTCTATTCAAACCTATTCAGAGAAAACCCGGAATTACTGAACATTTTTAATCATACAAACCAAAAGAAAGATCGTCAGCAAACAGCTTTAGCAAACACAGTTTATGCAGCAGCAGTTCACATCGATCACTTGGAGGCAATCGTACCAGCTGTTGTTCAAATTGCCCATAAACACGTAAGTTTAGGTATTTTACCGGAGCATTATCCGATTGTCGGCAAATATTTATTAGAAGCGATTAAAGAAGTTCTAGGAGATGCGGCAACAGATGAAATTATCGACGCTTGGGGTAAAGCATACGGCGTCATTGCAGATGTATTCATTTCAGTTGAGGAAGATTTATACAAAGCAGCAGAAAATGCTGGAGGATGGCGCGCATTCAAAGAATTTACAATTGCAGAAGTTGTGGAAGAAAGCGAAGCAGTCAAATCTTTCTACTTAAAACCAGTTAACGGCGAAAAACTGCCTGCCTTTAAAGCTGGTCAATTCATTACATTACGTACACAAGTACCTGGCGAACAATACTTAATGAACCGCCAATATACATTAACAGACGGTTCGGAAGATTATTTCCGCATTTCTGTAAAACGTGAAGATGATGTAACACCGAACGGAATTGTTTCCAACTTCCTTCATAACGCAGAAATCGGCACTAAAGTGGATGTAAGTGCTCCTGCAGGTGTGTTCACATTAGTAGAAAATGAAAGCCCTGTTCTATTTATCAGCGGTGGTGTTGGTGTAACGCCATTACAAGGAATGCTGAAAACAATGGAAGGTCGCCAAGCATCATTTATTCAATGTGCTCGCAACGAAAATGTAGCGGCATTTAAAGAAACAATCGAAGAAAACGTTGCAGCGACAGACGGTAAGTATAAAGCGGTTTATTCAGATATAGACGGCTATATTACAAAAGCGCAAATTGAGGAATTCCTAGTTCCTGGTATGGAAGTCTATGTATGTGGTCCAACAGTATTCATGGAAACGGTGATCCAATACTTAGTTGAGCTCGGTGTACCAGCTGAGAAGATTCATTATGAATTTTTCGGTGCAGCAATGGCGTTGCAGATTAAGAAGACAGCTTAA